One Drosophila virilis strain 15010-1051.87 chromosome 5, Dvir_AGI_RSII-ME, whole genome shotgun sequence DNA window includes the following coding sequences:
- the LOC6626998 gene encoding palmitoyltransferase ZDHHC20-B isoform X4 produces the protein MGNEDNRRRKTPCGCCMSVFKWIPVLFIFAVIGWSYYAYVVELCVLKTENRVAMAFMLLFYHIALLLFLWSYWQTISTSVGRVPDQWRIPDEEVNQLFRADNQETQKRILNNFARNLPVTNRTINGSVRFCEKCKIVKPDRSHHCSVCSCCVLKMDHHCPWVNNCVNFSNYKFFVLFLGYALIYCLYVALTTLHDFIQFVKNENGLGVLEQGQPTGNGMGRFHILFLFFISIMFAISLVSLFGYHIYLVLVNRTTLEAFRAPIFRVGGPDKNGYNLGRYANFCEVFGDKWELWFLPVFTSKGDGLSYRTSSDQTGPGQRYEAMGNTTANAASNRQRSII, from the exons ATGGGCAACGAGGACAATCGACGAAGGAAGACTccttgcggctgctgcatgTCGGTTTTCAAGTGGATACCCGTTCTCTTCATATTCGCCGTAATTGGCTGGTCCTACTACGCCTATGTAGTGGAGCTATGTGTTC TGAAAACGGAGAATCGTGTCGCAATGGCATTCATGCTGCTCTTCTATCATATTGCACTCTTATTGTTTCTATGGTCGTACTGGCAAACAATCAGCACATCGGTGGGCCGCGTGCCGGATCAG TGGCGCATACCGGATGAGGAGGTGAATCAGCTATTCCGGGCGGATAACCAGGAGACACAGAAGcgcattttaaacaattttgcgCGCAATTTGCCGGTTACAAATCG CACAATCAATGGGTCTGTGCGCTTCTGTGAGAAGTGCAAGATCGTGAAGCCGGATCGATCGCATCATTGCAGcgtctgcagctgctgtgtgCTAAAAATGGATCATCATTGTCCCTGGGTGAACAATTGTGTTAACTTTTCCAATTACAAGTTTTTCGTACTGTTTTTGGGCTATGCACTGATCTACTGTCTGTACGTTGCCCTAACCACGCTGCATGATTTCATCCAGTTCGTCAAG AATGAAAATGGTCTTGGTGTCTTGGAACAGGGCCAGCCAACCGGCAACGGCATGGGACGCTTTCACATACTCTTTCTGTTCTTTATATCGATCATGTTTGCCATTAGCTTGGTGAGCTTGTTCGGCTACCACATCTACCTGGTGCTCGTCAATCGCACCACATTGG AGGCATTTCGCGCGCCCATCTTTCGTGTCGGCGGACCGGATAAGAATGGCTATAATCTGGGCCGTTATGCCAACTTCTGCGAGGTCTTTGGCGACAAGTGGGAGCTGTGGTTCCTGCCCGTGTTCACCAG TAAGGGCGACGGATTGAGCTACAGAACGTCGAGCGATCAGACGGGTCCTGGCCAGCGCTATGAGGCCATGGGCAATACGACAGCGAATGCGGCCAGCAACAG ACAACGGTCAATCATCTAG
- the LOC6626998 gene encoding palmitoyltransferase ZDHHC20-B isoform X1: MGNEDNRRRKTPCGCCMSVFKWIPVLFIFAVIGWSYYAYVVELCVLKTENRVAMAFMLLFYHIALLLFLWSYWQTISTSVGRVPDQWRIPDEEVNQLFRADNQETQKRILNNFARNLPVTNRTINGSVRFCEKCKIVKPDRSHHCSVCSCCVLKMDHHCPWVNNCVNFSNYKFFVLFLGYALIYCLYVALTTLHDFIQFVKNENGLGVLEQGQPTGNGMGRFHILFLFFISIMFAISLVSLFGYHIYLVLVNRTTLEAFRAPIFRVGGPDKNGYNLGRYANFCEVFGDKWELWFLPVFTSKGDGLSYRTSSDQTGPGQRYEAMGNTTANAASNRLDVQATDKLIDAIPLNNHQPHLELDNGQSSSHNHPLIPPSQVVVNIEQTAAAAAAASPAAAGGASTAGAHATNHVIDMIGDQVMTAPAPAAKDVNVPNGGPPAIPTHNVV, encoded by the exons ATGGGCAACGAGGACAATCGACGAAGGAAGACTccttgcggctgctgcatgTCGGTTTTCAAGTGGATACCCGTTCTCTTCATATTCGCCGTAATTGGCTGGTCCTACTACGCCTATGTAGTGGAGCTATGTGTTC TGAAAACGGAGAATCGTGTCGCAATGGCATTCATGCTGCTCTTCTATCATATTGCACTCTTATTGTTTCTATGGTCGTACTGGCAAACAATCAGCACATCGGTGGGCCGCGTGCCGGATCAG TGGCGCATACCGGATGAGGAGGTGAATCAGCTATTCCGGGCGGATAACCAGGAGACACAGAAGcgcattttaaacaattttgcgCGCAATTTGCCGGTTACAAATCG CACAATCAATGGGTCTGTGCGCTTCTGTGAGAAGTGCAAGATCGTGAAGCCGGATCGATCGCATCATTGCAGcgtctgcagctgctgtgtgCTAAAAATGGATCATCATTGTCCCTGGGTGAACAATTGTGTTAACTTTTCCAATTACAAGTTTTTCGTACTGTTTTTGGGCTATGCACTGATCTACTGTCTGTACGTTGCCCTAACCACGCTGCATGATTTCATCCAGTTCGTCAAG AATGAAAATGGTCTTGGTGTCTTGGAACAGGGCCAGCCAACCGGCAACGGCATGGGACGCTTTCACATACTCTTTCTGTTCTTTATATCGATCATGTTTGCCATTAGCTTGGTGAGCTTGTTCGGCTACCACATCTACCTGGTGCTCGTCAATCGCACCACATTGG AGGCATTTCGCGCGCCCATCTTTCGTGTCGGCGGACCGGATAAGAATGGCTATAATCTGGGCCGTTATGCCAACTTCTGCGAGGTCTTTGGCGACAAGTGGGAGCTGTGGTTCCTGCCCGTGTTCACCAG TAAGGGCGACGGATTGAGCTACAGAACGTCGAGCGATCAGACGGGTCCTGGCCAGCGCTATGAGGCCATGGGCAATACGACAGCGAATGCGGCCAGCAACAGGTTAGATGTCCAAGCCACAGATAAGTTGATTGACGCTATTCCACTCAATAATCATCAACCTCATCTGGAGCTAGACAACGGTCAATCATCTAGCCACAATCATCCACTAATACCGCCTAGTCAAGTCGTTGTCAATATtgaacaaacagcagcagcagcagcagcagcatcaccagcagcagcgggggGAGCATCGACGGCGGGCGCCCATGCTACCAACCATGTCATCGATATGATCGGTGACCAGGTAATGACCGCACCGGCGCCAGCTGCCAAGGATGTGAACGTGCCCAATGGCGGACCACCTGCGATACCTACTCATAATGTTGtgtaa
- the LOC6626998 gene encoding palmitoyltransferase ZDHHC20-B isoform X5: protein MGNEDNRRRKTPCGCCMSVFKWIPVLFIFAVIGWSYYAYVVELCVLKTENRVAMAFMLLFYHIALLLFLWSYWQTISTSVGRVPDQWRIPDEEVNQLFRADNQETQKRILNNFARNLPVTNRTINGSVRFCEKCKIVKPDRSHHCSVCSCCVLKMDHHCPWVNNCVNFSNYKFFVLFLGYALIYCLYVALTTLHDFIQFVKGQPTGNGMGRFHILFLFFISIMFAISLVSLFGYHIYLVLVNRTTLEAFRAPIFRVGGPDKNGYNLGRYANFCEVFGDKWELWFLPVFTSFGDGISYPIRHLEEDTESLLGYHSDTRIELEEDFLPEARFQDSIIP from the exons ATGGGCAACGAGGACAATCGACGAAGGAAGACTccttgcggctgctgcatgTCGGTTTTCAAGTGGATACCCGTTCTCTTCATATTCGCCGTAATTGGCTGGTCCTACTACGCCTATGTAGTGGAGCTATGTGTTC TGAAAACGGAGAATCGTGTCGCAATGGCATTCATGCTGCTCTTCTATCATATTGCACTCTTATTGTTTCTATGGTCGTACTGGCAAACAATCAGCACATCGGTGGGCCGCGTGCCGGATCAG TGGCGCATACCGGATGAGGAGGTGAATCAGCTATTCCGGGCGGATAACCAGGAGACACAGAAGcgcattttaaacaattttgcgCGCAATTTGCCGGTTACAAATCG CACAATCAATGGGTCTGTGCGCTTCTGTGAGAAGTGCAAGATCGTGAAGCCGGATCGATCGCATCATTGCAGcgtctgcagctgctgtgtgCTAAAAATGGATCATCATTGTCCCTGGGTGAACAATTGTGTTAACTTTTCCAATTACAAGTTTTTCGTACTGTTTTTGGGCTATGCACTGATCTACTGTCTGTACGTTGCCCTAACCACGCTGCATGATTTCATCCAGTTCGTCAAG GGCCAGCCAACCGGCAACGGCATGGGACGCTTTCACATACTCTTTCTGTTCTTTATATCGATCATGTTTGCCATTAGCTTGGTGAGCTTGTTCGGCTACCACATCTACCTGGTGCTCGTCAATCGCACCACATTGG AGGCATTTCGCGCGCCCATCTTTCGTGTCGGCGGACCGGATAAGAATGGCTATAATCTGGGCCGTTATGCCAACTTCTGCGAGGTCTTTGGCGACAAGTGGGAGCTGTGGTTCCTGCCCGTGTTCACCAG CTTTGGCGATGGCATTAGCTATCCCATACGACATCTTGAGGAGGATACCGAATCGCTGCTGGGCTATCATAGCGATACGCGCATCGAGCTGGAGGAGGACTTCCTGCCAGAGGCGCGCTTTCAGGACTCAATTATTCCATAG
- the LOC6626998 gene encoding palmitoyltransferase ZDHHC20-B isoform X2 — protein sequence MGNEDNRRRKTPCGCCMSVFKWIPVLFIFAVIGWSYYAYVVELCVLKTENRVAMAFMLLFYHIALLLFLWSYWQTISTSVGRVPDQWRIPDEEVNQLFRADNQETQKRILNNFARNLPVTNRTINGSVRFCEKCKIVKPDRSHHCSVCSCCVLKMDHHCPWVNNCVNFSNYKFFVLFLGYALIYCLYVALTTLHDFIQFVKGQPTGNGMGRFHILFLFFISIMFAISLVSLFGYHIYLVLVNRTTLEAFRAPIFRVGGPDKNGYNLGRYANFCEVFGDKWELWFLPVFTSKGDGLSYRTSSDQTGPGQRYEAMGNTTANAASNRLDVQATDKLIDAIPLNNHQPHLELDNGQSSSHNHPLIPPSQVVVNIEQTAAAAAAASPAAAGGASTAGAHATNHVIDMIGDQVMTAPAPAAKDVNVPNGGPPAIPTHNVV from the exons ATGGGCAACGAGGACAATCGACGAAGGAAGACTccttgcggctgctgcatgTCGGTTTTCAAGTGGATACCCGTTCTCTTCATATTCGCCGTAATTGGCTGGTCCTACTACGCCTATGTAGTGGAGCTATGTGTTC TGAAAACGGAGAATCGTGTCGCAATGGCATTCATGCTGCTCTTCTATCATATTGCACTCTTATTGTTTCTATGGTCGTACTGGCAAACAATCAGCACATCGGTGGGCCGCGTGCCGGATCAG TGGCGCATACCGGATGAGGAGGTGAATCAGCTATTCCGGGCGGATAACCAGGAGACACAGAAGcgcattttaaacaattttgcgCGCAATTTGCCGGTTACAAATCG CACAATCAATGGGTCTGTGCGCTTCTGTGAGAAGTGCAAGATCGTGAAGCCGGATCGATCGCATCATTGCAGcgtctgcagctgctgtgtgCTAAAAATGGATCATCATTGTCCCTGGGTGAACAATTGTGTTAACTTTTCCAATTACAAGTTTTTCGTACTGTTTTTGGGCTATGCACTGATCTACTGTCTGTACGTTGCCCTAACCACGCTGCATGATTTCATCCAGTTCGTCAAG GGCCAGCCAACCGGCAACGGCATGGGACGCTTTCACATACTCTTTCTGTTCTTTATATCGATCATGTTTGCCATTAGCTTGGTGAGCTTGTTCGGCTACCACATCTACCTGGTGCTCGTCAATCGCACCACATTGG AGGCATTTCGCGCGCCCATCTTTCGTGTCGGCGGACCGGATAAGAATGGCTATAATCTGGGCCGTTATGCCAACTTCTGCGAGGTCTTTGGCGACAAGTGGGAGCTGTGGTTCCTGCCCGTGTTCACCAG TAAGGGCGACGGATTGAGCTACAGAACGTCGAGCGATCAGACGGGTCCTGGCCAGCGCTATGAGGCCATGGGCAATACGACAGCGAATGCGGCCAGCAACAGGTTAGATGTCCAAGCCACAGATAAGTTGATTGACGCTATTCCACTCAATAATCATCAACCTCATCTGGAGCTAGACAACGGTCAATCATCTAGCCACAATCATCCACTAATACCGCCTAGTCAAGTCGTTGTCAATATtgaacaaacagcagcagcagcagcagcagcatcaccagcagcagcgggggGAGCATCGACGGCGGGCGCCCATGCTACCAACCATGTCATCGATATGATCGGTGACCAGGTAATGACCGCACCGGCGCCAGCTGCCAAGGATGTGAACGTGCCCAATGGCGGACCACCTGCGATACCTACTCATAATGTTGtgtaa
- the LOC6626998 gene encoding palmitoyltransferase ZDHHC20-B isoform X3 yields MGNEDNRRRKTPCGCCMSVFKWIPVLFIFAVIGWSYYAYVVELCVLKTENRVAMAFMLLFYHIALLLFLWSYWQTISTSVGRVPDQWRIPDEEVNQLFRADNQETQKRILNNFARNLPVTNRTINGSVRFCEKCKIVKPDRSHHCSVCSCCVLKMDHHCPWVNNCVNFSNYKFFVLFLGYALIYCLYVALTTLHDFIQFVKNENGLGVLEQGQPTGNGMGRFHILFLFFISIMFAISLVSLFGYHIYLVLVNRTTLEAFRAPIFRVGGPDKNGYNLGRYANFCEVFGDKWELWFLPVFTSFGDGISYPIRHLEEDTESLLGYHSDTRIELEEDFLPEARFQDSIIP; encoded by the exons ATGGGCAACGAGGACAATCGACGAAGGAAGACTccttgcggctgctgcatgTCGGTTTTCAAGTGGATACCCGTTCTCTTCATATTCGCCGTAATTGGCTGGTCCTACTACGCCTATGTAGTGGAGCTATGTGTTC TGAAAACGGAGAATCGTGTCGCAATGGCATTCATGCTGCTCTTCTATCATATTGCACTCTTATTGTTTCTATGGTCGTACTGGCAAACAATCAGCACATCGGTGGGCCGCGTGCCGGATCAG TGGCGCATACCGGATGAGGAGGTGAATCAGCTATTCCGGGCGGATAACCAGGAGACACAGAAGcgcattttaaacaattttgcgCGCAATTTGCCGGTTACAAATCG CACAATCAATGGGTCTGTGCGCTTCTGTGAGAAGTGCAAGATCGTGAAGCCGGATCGATCGCATCATTGCAGcgtctgcagctgctgtgtgCTAAAAATGGATCATCATTGTCCCTGGGTGAACAATTGTGTTAACTTTTCCAATTACAAGTTTTTCGTACTGTTTTTGGGCTATGCACTGATCTACTGTCTGTACGTTGCCCTAACCACGCTGCATGATTTCATCCAGTTCGTCAAG AATGAAAATGGTCTTGGTGTCTTGGAACAGGGCCAGCCAACCGGCAACGGCATGGGACGCTTTCACATACTCTTTCTGTTCTTTATATCGATCATGTTTGCCATTAGCTTGGTGAGCTTGTTCGGCTACCACATCTACCTGGTGCTCGTCAATCGCACCACATTGG AGGCATTTCGCGCGCCCATCTTTCGTGTCGGCGGACCGGATAAGAATGGCTATAATCTGGGCCGTTATGCCAACTTCTGCGAGGTCTTTGGCGACAAGTGGGAGCTGTGGTTCCTGCCCGTGTTCACCAG CTTTGGCGATGGCATTAGCTATCCCATACGACATCTTGAGGAGGATACCGAATCGCTGCTGGGCTATCATAGCGATACGCGCATCGAGCTGGAGGAGGACTTCCTGCCAGAGGCGCGCTTTCAGGACTCAATTATTCCATAG
- the LOC6626998 gene encoding palmitoyltransferase ZDHHC20-B isoform X6: MGNEDNRRRKTPCGCCMSVFKWIPVLFIFAVIGWSYYAYVVELCVLKTENRVAMAFMLLFYHIALLLFLWSYWQTISTSVGRVPDQWRIPDEEVNQLFRADNQETQKRILNNFARNLPVTNRTINGSVRFCEKCKIVKPDRSHHCSVCSCCVLKMDHHCPWVNNCVNFSNYKFFVLFLGYALIYCLYVALTTLHDFIQFVKNENGLGVLEQGQPTGNGMGRFHILFLFFISIMFAISLVSLFGYHIYLVLVNRTTLEAFRAPIFRVGGPDKNGYNLGRYANFCEVFGDKWELWFLPVFTRPLF, encoded by the exons ATGGGCAACGAGGACAATCGACGAAGGAAGACTccttgcggctgctgcatgTCGGTTTTCAAGTGGATACCCGTTCTCTTCATATTCGCCGTAATTGGCTGGTCCTACTACGCCTATGTAGTGGAGCTATGTGTTC TGAAAACGGAGAATCGTGTCGCAATGGCATTCATGCTGCTCTTCTATCATATTGCACTCTTATTGTTTCTATGGTCGTACTGGCAAACAATCAGCACATCGGTGGGCCGCGTGCCGGATCAG TGGCGCATACCGGATGAGGAGGTGAATCAGCTATTCCGGGCGGATAACCAGGAGACACAGAAGcgcattttaaacaattttgcgCGCAATTTGCCGGTTACAAATCG CACAATCAATGGGTCTGTGCGCTTCTGTGAGAAGTGCAAGATCGTGAAGCCGGATCGATCGCATCATTGCAGcgtctgcagctgctgtgtgCTAAAAATGGATCATCATTGTCCCTGGGTGAACAATTGTGTTAACTTTTCCAATTACAAGTTTTTCGTACTGTTTTTGGGCTATGCACTGATCTACTGTCTGTACGTTGCCCTAACCACGCTGCATGATTTCATCCAGTTCGTCAAG AATGAAAATGGTCTTGGTGTCTTGGAACAGGGCCAGCCAACCGGCAACGGCATGGGACGCTTTCACATACTCTTTCTGTTCTTTATATCGATCATGTTTGCCATTAGCTTGGTGAGCTTGTTCGGCTACCACATCTACCTGGTGCTCGTCAATCGCACCACATTGG AGGCATTTCGCGCGCCCATCTTTCGTGTCGGCGGACCGGATAAGAATGGCTATAATCTGGGCCGTTATGCCAACTTCTGCGAGGTCTTTGGCGACAAGTGGGAGCTGTGGTTCCTGCCCGTGTTCACCAG ACCGCTTTTTTAG